The Clostridium aceticum genomic interval TCAAGGTAGTATTGCTTTTGACTCTATGGCAGCATTTTTTGCAGCCTTATACATTGGACCTTTGGCAGGGGGCATGGTGGGAGTATTAGGGCATTTATTATCCGCTGCAACTGCGGGATTTCCTATGACAATACCTATGCATATCTTGGTAGCTTTTCAAATGTTGGTCTTTGTTTATGTGTTTGGATGGGTATACACGAAAGCTCCTAGTTGGGTTGCTATTCTAATAGGTACTTTTTTAAATGGGCCTGTAGGTGCACTTTTAGCAGTACCTGTTTCTTTGATGTTAGGTTTTGGAGGATGGCCTCTATTTTTAATGATTTGGATGCCTCTAACCATCGCTTCTTTTGCAAATATTGTATTGGCTACAGTTGTCTATAAGACTATTTCAAGGGGGAAGAGGTAGTGAAGGTTAAAAGATTTAGAGATTTAACCATCATCGACCATACAACAGATAAACTTCTTGTCATAGCCTGCGACTCCTGCGGTGCCGTAGGGAATAAAGAGCAAGATATCGTAAAGGTCATGCCTGAGATTGTAGGGTATTATACAACACGAGTACCCTTGATGGAGGTGCTGTCAGTAGGTGCTGAAATTTCTACTGTTATCAATACTTTGTCTGTAGAGATGGAGCCTACGGGAAGACAGATTATACAGGGCATTGAAACCTTACTAAAAGAGGCAGCCATCGATGCTGCTTGTTTAAACGGTAGCACTGAAGAAAACTTTAAGACTTGTCAGACGGCTATGGGTGTAACCGTTGTAGGAGAAGTGGCAAAGGACAAAATCAGGGCAAATGCCTCTCAAAAAGGTGATCACATAGTAGTAGTAGGGATTCCTAAGTTTGGAAATGAAATATCTGAAACTTTTCATCCTGAAATTTGCAGTCTGAAGGATCTTCAGAATCTTTTAAGAATGAAAGAAGTAAAGGAAATTTATCCTGTAGGATCAAAGGGCATTTTATATGAGAGCCACTACTTGGCTAAGGAAAACCAGTTGGATTTAGAAATTTTTAATAATGTTTCGGTAGATCTTAAAAAGTCAGCAGGTCCTGCTACAGTTATGATATTTACCATAGAAGCTAAAAACCTTTCAAGTGTTCAAAAAATAATCAAAACTCCCCTACAAATTATAGGGAAGTTAATATAAAGAGGATAACAATATTTATAGTATGTGGAGAGCAGGGTGATGACATGACGATTGAGGCAATCTGTCCCGCTTCTTGTGGTGAATTGCTACAGGGTTATATAGAAGGGGGAGAAAAGCTGATTTCCTATAGCATCAACTTATTTAGCAAAGTAATTATTGAGGAAGAGCAGAAAAAAAGTAAAGAAAAAGCATGGAAAAACTATTCTAAAGCTTACAAAATGTTGGAGCAAGTCTTCCAGTACTATGGCTATCATCAAAGAGAAGCTGAGCATCTTTACTTACAAATTGAATCTGCCATTCCCATAGCTAAGGGGATGGCTAGTAGTACAGCGGATTTAGCTGCTACTGCTGTAGCAACTGCTAATTATTTAGGGAAAAACATTTCAGAAGAAGAGGTAGCGAAACTATGTATCAAAATAGAACCTACCGATAGTACAGTTTTTTCTTCGATAACGCTGTTTGACCATTTAAAGGGCAGCTTTACAAAACAGTATGGCAACATTCCAAAATGCAAAGTGCTCCTTCTAGAAGGAAAAGAGAAGATTGATACCATAGATTTCCGTAAAACCGATCGCTCTAGTTACCTTAGAGAAAACGAAAAAGAGATGAAAAAAGCCCTACAATGTTTTGAAGAAGGGATAAAAAACAACAGTTTAAAACAGATAGGAAAAGCAGCTACCATCAGTGCATTTGCAAATCAAAGTATTCTCTACAAAGAAGGCTTAGAAGAGATCAATGCGTTAAGTGAAAAATTGGGGGCTTATGGTATAAACGTAGCCCACAGTGGCTCTGTGATAGGTATATTGTACAATGAAGGTAGTTTTGATCAGGAAAAGTTCTGCTGGTCAATAAAGAAAAAATCTTATATGAAAAATTATTTATCTATTGTAAGCTATAATATGATCCCCGGTGGAGGAAAAATAGTCAACACATAAATGGAAACTTAAAGGGAGAGAGAAAAGTGGAATATATTAAAGACCCAATGGAAATTGAAAAGAAGAGTTTTGAAATCATTACTGAAGAATTAGGCGATAAAACCTTTCCAGAAAGAGAAGGAAAAATTATAAAGAGAGTAATTCATACAACTGCTGATTTTCAGTATGGTGATATTACAAAGATCAGTGACAATGCGATTGATTCAGCCATTAAAGCCTTAAAAGAAGGTTGTAGCATCTATACAGATACCAAAATGGCCATGGCAGGAATCAATAAAAGAGTTTTAAAGGAATTGAATAGCGATATATACTGTTTGGTGGATGATGCTGAAGTAACCAAGGACGCAAAGGAAAGAGGGCTTACCCGTTCCATGGTGGCGATGGAAAAGGCAGTAGCAGACAGTAAAACAAAAATCTTTGTTATCGGCAATGCTCCCACTGCATTATTTCAATTATGTCAGTATATAGACGAAGGAAAAGTTCAACCTAGCTTAGTGGTAGGTGTGCCAGTGGGTTTTGTAGGGGCAAGGGAATCAAAAGATGAGTTATTAAAAAGAAATGTTCCGTATATTACTACTGTAGGAAGAAAAGGTGGTAGTACTGTGGCAGCTGCTATAATTAATGCCCTTCTATATATGACAAAATAGGAGAAGGAAACTATGGAAAAATATGTAGTGAAAAATGGAAAAAAGCTGCGATACGGATATACCACGGGATCTTGTGCAGCGGCAGCCGCAAAAGCAGCCGCACAGATGCTTCTAGAGGGAAGGGATTTAGAGAGCATTTCTATCTCCACACCAAAGGGCTGGGATTTGAACTTAACTGTGTTAGAAAAAAAAAGAGATAATGAAGGTGTAAGCTGTGGTATAAAGAAGGATGGGGGAGATGACCCTGATGCAACCAATGGTCTTGTTATCTACAGCAGGGTTAAATGGAGGAAAGATACAAAAATCAATATTGATGGGGGCATAGGGGTAGGGAGAGTGACAAAAAAAGGCTTACCCATCCCTGTTGGTAAAGCTGCCATTAACCCAATACCATTACAGATGATAGAAAAAGAAATAAGACAGGTTATAGGAGAGAACAAAGGTGTAGATGTGGAGATTTTTATTCCTAAGGGGGAAGAAATTGCAGTCAAAACCTTTAATCCTCGATTAGGAATAATAGGAGGAATCTCTATACTAGGAACCTCTGGCATTGTAGAACCCATGTCTGAGGAAGCTTGGAAGGAATCCTTAGCATTGGAGATCTCAGTGGCAAAGGAAGAAGGCTTGGAAAAGTTGATTTTTGTTCCAGGGAACTATGGTAGAGATTTAATCAAAAACAACTATGATTTTGATGAGAAGTATGTAATAAAAACCAGCAATTTTATAGGATTTATGCTGGACCAAGCTATGCACCACAATATAAAGAAAATTCTTCTAGTAGGGCATATAGGAAAGTTGATTAAGGTGGCAGGAGGAATTTTTCACACCCATAGTAAAATAGCTGACGGCAGAAGAGAAATCCTAGCAGCTTATTTAGGTATATTAGGTGCTAGTCCTCTTGAAATAAAAAGTGTCTTAGAAAGTAATACAACAGAAGAAGCTGTAACACTGATTCAAGGGATGAAAAAAGAAGAGATTTTTTCCCTATTAGCTGAAAAAATCACAGAAAAAGCCTTAGAACGCACCTTTAAAGAAGTAGAAATAGGGACCATTATTTTTTCTATGGAACACGGGGTACTGGCTACCTGTGAAGAAGGCAAAAAGCTACTGGAGGAGTTTAAGCGATGAAGAAAATATGGGTTGTTGGCATAGGTCCAGGTCATAGGGATTATATATTACCGGCTGCCTATAGGGCTGTAGAAAATAGTGATATTTTGATAGGCGGTAAACGACACTTAGAAATCTTTCATGAATATCAAGGAGAAACCTACCCTATTACAAGTGATTTAGAAGCTGTTGTAGACTATATCAAAAAACATAGAGAGAAGAGAATTACCCTTATCCTTTCTGGAGATACAGGTTTCTATAGCATGTTAACCTATATGAAAAAACATTTTTCTAAAGAGGAGCTAGAAGTCATACCAGGAATCAATTCCTTGCAGTACTTGTTTAGTAGAATAAAAGAAACTTGGCAGGAGACACCGCTTTTAAGTCTCCACGGGAGAGAAGAAAACTTTATAGAAAAGCTGAAGACATATAAAAAAATAGGACTTCTTACAGACCAGATTAATACGCCAGAAGCCATAGCCAAAGCCTTAATAGATAGCGGACTTACAGAAGCAGATATGGTGGTAGGGGAAAATCTATCCTATGAAGAAGAACGAATCGTTGAGGGTAAGCCAGAGGAAATTATAAGGAATGCCCCGTATAAAATGTCAGTGGTGGTGATTTTTTATGGATAAAAAATGGGAATACAATGGGTTCGGCATACCAGATGATTACTTTGTAAGGGGAAAGGCCCCCATGACAAAGGAAGAAGTAAGGGCAGTGGTACTGGGAAAACTAAGGTTAAAAGAGGATCACATTTTTGTGGATGTAGGAGCAGGTACTGGTTCGGTATCTATAGAAGCAGCTTTAAAATTATCTAAAGGAAAAGTCTATGCCATCGAATATAAGGAGGAAGCCCTTAACTTGCTGGCAGTCAACGGCAAGGCTTTTGGGGTAGAAAACTTAGAGATACTAAAGGGCCGTGCTGAAGAAGAGTTGAAAAAAATCACATACTTTGATAGAGTTTTTGTCGGTGGAAGTGGTGGAGAAATACATTGGATTATAGATTATGCATTAGAACATCTTTCTGAAGAAGGAAGAATAGTTGTTACTGCAGTCACCCTTGAAACCTTAACAGAAGCCTTTAAAGCTTTGAAAACAAAGGAGTTTAAGGATGTAGAAGTAGTATCAGTAAGTGTTTCTAAAGGGCGTTCCACGGGAAACTATACCTTGATGGAAGCTCAAAATAATATCTATGTTCTTTCTGCTACAAAAAGGTAAGTTCAACAAGTTGTATATGTGGTGAAGTTAATTAAATTTAAACCTTAACGAAACAATGTGAAGGGTTTTCCAACAGGATAAGGGGTGAC includes:
- a CDS encoding ECF transporter S component, with the protein product MLQQHMRKKYNIKTMTQIAMLIALSMIGATIKIQGSIAFDSMAAFFAALYIGPLAGGMVGVLGHLLSAATAGFPMTIPMHILVAFQMLVFVYVFGWVYTKAPSWVAILIGTFLNGPVGALLAVPVSLMLGFGGWPLFLMIWMPLTIASFANIVLATVVYKTISRGKR
- a CDS encoding precorrin-8X methylmutase, yielding MEYIKDPMEIEKKSFEIITEELGDKTFPEREGKIIKRVIHTTADFQYGDITKISDNAIDSAIKALKEGCSIYTDTKMAMAGINKRVLKELNSDIYCLVDDAEVTKDAKERGLTRSMVAMEKAVADSKTKIFVIGNAPTALFQLCQYIDEGKVQPSLVVGVPVGFVGARESKDELLKRNVPYITTVGRKGGSTVAAAIINALLYMTK
- the cbiD gene encoding cobalt-precorrin-5B (C(1))-methyltransferase CbiD codes for the protein MEKYVVKNGKKLRYGYTTGSCAAAAAKAAAQMLLEGRDLESISISTPKGWDLNLTVLEKKRDNEGVSCGIKKDGGDDPDATNGLVIYSRVKWRKDTKINIDGGIGVGRVTKKGLPIPVGKAAINPIPLQMIEKEIRQVIGENKGVDVEIFIPKGEEIAVKTFNPRLGIIGGISILGTSGIVEPMSEEAWKESLALEISVAKEEGLEKLIFVPGNYGRDLIKNNYDFDEKYVIKTSNFIGFMLDQAMHHNIKKILLVGHIGKLIKVAGGIFHTHSKIADGRREILAAYLGILGASPLEIKSVLESNTTEEAVTLIQGMKKEEIFSLLAEKITEKALERTFKEVEIGTIIFSMEHGVLATCEEGKKLLEEFKR
- the cbiE gene encoding precorrin-6y C5,15-methyltransferase (decarboxylating) subunit CbiE; this translates as MKKIWVVGIGPGHRDYILPAAYRAVENSDILIGGKRHLEIFHEYQGETYPITSDLEAVVDYIKKHREKRITLILSGDTGFYSMLTYMKKHFSKEELEVIPGINSLQYLFSRIKETWQETPLLSLHGREENFIEKLKTYKKIGLLTDQINTPEAIAKALIDSGLTEADMVVGENLSYEEERIVEGKPEEIIRNAPYKMSVVVIFYG
- the cbiT gene encoding precorrin-6Y C5,15-methyltransferase (decarboxylating) subunit CbiT; this encodes MDKKWEYNGFGIPDDYFVRGKAPMTKEEVRAVVLGKLRLKEDHIFVDVGAGTGSVSIEAALKLSKGKVYAIEYKEEALNLLAVNGKAFGVENLEILKGRAEEELKKITYFDRVFVGGSGGEIHWIIDYALEHLSEEGRIVVTAVTLETLTEAFKALKTKEFKDVEVVSVSVSKGRSTGNYTLMEAQNNIYVLSATKR